The Clostridia bacterium genome window below encodes:
- a CDS encoding peroxiredoxin, with protein sequence MARIVSVIVALMMLVPLFLFAASGRPEAGSTAPEFTLKSQDGTPVSLKDLRGKWVVLYFYPKDFTGGCTIEAHNFERDRLAYEKKNAVILGVSLDDVKSHKEFCVKEGLNFKLLADTEHVVSKAYGTLTNLAVVKFASRNTFLIDPNGKVAKVFTDVSPSKHSQEVLAELTSRQK encoded by the coding sequence ATGGCGCGAATTGTGAGTGTGATTGTTGCCCTGATGATGCTGGTACCGTTGTTTCTCTTCGCCGCGAGCGGACGCCCGGAAGCAGGTTCCACTGCTCCAGAGTTCACACTGAAATCGCAGGACGGAACCCCGGTCAGCCTAAAGGATCTACGCGGCAAATGGGTGGTCCTCTACTTTTATCCAAAGGATTTCACCGGCGGGTGCACCATCGAAGCTCACAACTTCGAGCGTGATCGCCTTGCATACGAAAAGAAGAACGCGGTAATTTTGGGTGTGAGTCTCGATGACGTGAAGTCGCACAAGGAGTTCTGTGTTAAAGAAGGGCTGAACTTCAAGCTGCTCGCCGATACGGAGCACGTCGTTTCGAAGGCCTACGGCACGTTGACGAATTTGGCGGTCGTGAAGTTTGCATCGCGAAATACATTCCTGATCGATCCGAACGGCAAGGTCGCAAAAGTTTTCACCGATGTAAGTCCCAGCAAGCACAGCCAGGAAGTCCTCGCCGAATTGACGAGCCGGCAGAAATAG
- a CDS encoding amidase: MKNEKGAVPVADSRRTFLKASVAGAAGAVVFPELLSAQTAQRTTPGSFELDEISLHDLRKGLDSGKYTARALAQKYLARIDAIDRHGPSLNSVIEVNPDALAIADRCDQERRADKVRGPLHGIPILIKDNIASADKMQTTAGSLALQGSKPPKDAFVVARLREAGAVILGKTNCSEWANFRSTRSTSGWSGRGGQTRNPYVLDRNPSGSSSGSAVAVSANLCALAVGTETDGSIVSPACSNGIVGIKPTVGLLSRSGIIPISHTQDTAGPMTRTVADAAALLSILAAVDPADNATEAARARIEQDYTRFLDPSGLRGARIGVVRKYAGYSIPLDLVFEEAITAMKRAGAEIIDPADVPTIGKFDDAELEVMLYEFKAGLNAYFATLGSNSPVHTLKELIDFNEKNRERELRYFGQEMLALAEAKGPLTTPDYLKSLADCRRLSRQEGIDAVMDKHRLDALVAPTGNAAWPTDLVNGDHFTGSSTSLAAVAGYPNINVPMGFIFGLPIGVSFFGRAWSEPVLIKVAYAYEQSTKMRKAPTYLPTLNLG, encoded by the coding sequence ATGAAGAACGAGAAGGGTGCAGTTCCTGTCGCCGATAGCCGAAGAACATTTTTGAAAGCCAGTGTGGCCGGAGCCGCCGGTGCTGTCGTGTTTCCCGAACTGCTATCCGCTCAAACCGCGCAAAGAACAACGCCCGGCAGCTTTGAGCTGGACGAGATAAGCCTGCATGATTTGCGGAAGGGGCTGGACTCAGGGAAGTACACTGCGCGGGCGCTGGCCCAGAAGTACCTCGCGCGCATCGATGCCATCGACCGCCATGGGCCTTCGCTCAACTCCGTCATCGAGGTCAACCCCGATGCCTTGGCAATCGCCGATCGTTGCGACCAGGAGCGCCGGGCCGACAAGGTTCGCGGCCCTCTGCATGGAATCCCTATCCTTATAAAAGACAACATCGCCAGCGCGGACAAGATGCAAACCACCGCCGGATCTTTGGCGCTTCAGGGCTCCAAGCCGCCGAAAGATGCGTTTGTGGTAGCGCGGCTGCGCGAAGCCGGAGCGGTGATCCTCGGTAAGACGAATTGCAGCGAATGGGCAAACTTCCGTTCTACGCGCTCGACCAGCGGCTGGAGCGGACGCGGGGGCCAGACGCGTAATCCCTACGTGCTCGACCGCAACCCTTCGGGATCGAGTTCCGGTTCCGCCGTGGCGGTTAGCGCGAATCTCTGCGCGCTGGCGGTGGGCACGGAGACGGATGGCTCCATCGTCTCACCGGCGTGCTCGAACGGAATCGTCGGCATCAAGCCCACGGTCGGGCTGCTATCGCGCAGCGGCATCATCCCAATTTCTCACACGCAGGACACCGCCGGACCCATGACGCGCACCGTCGCCGATGCCGCCGCACTCCTGAGCATTCTTGCAGCGGTTGACCCTGCGGACAATGCCACGGAAGCTGCGCGGGCCAGGATCGAACAGGACTACACCCGATTCCTCGACCCCAGCGGGTTGCGTGGCGCACGCATCGGCGTGGTACGCAAGTACGCCGGTTACAGCATTCCGCTCGATCTCGTTTTCGAAGAGGCGATCACGGCGATGAAGCGCGCTGGCGCGGAGATCATCGACCCTGCCGATGTTCCAACAATAGGCAAGTTTGATGATGCGGAACTCGAGGTGATGCTCTACGAGTTCAAGGCCGGTCTGAATGCCTACTTCGCAACCCTTGGTTCCAATTCGCCCGTCCACACGCTGAAGGAGTTGATCGACTTCAACGAAAAGAACCGCGAGCGCGAGCTTCGATACTTCGGACAGGAAATGCTGGCGCTGGCCGAAGCCAAAGGGCCGCTCACAACTCCTGACTACCTGAAAAGCCTTGCCGACTGTCGACGCCTTTCGCGCCAGGAGGGCATCGACGCAGTTATGGACAAGCATCGACTGGATGCGCTGGTCGCACCGACCGGGAACGCAGCCTGGCCTACCGATCTGGTCAACGGAGATCACTTCACCGGCAGCAGCACCAGTCTGGCCGCCGTCGCTGGTTACCCCAACATCAATGTGCCGATGGGATTCATCTTCGGGCTACCGATAGGAGTTTCTTTCTTCGGACGCGCCTGGAGCGAACCTGTGCTGATCAAGGTCGCTTATGCCTACGAACAGTCGACGAAGATGCGCAAAGCGCCAACGTATCTCCCGACGCTTAACCTGGGCTAG